Proteins encoded in a region of the Sphingomonas sp. OV641 genome:
- a CDS encoding enoyl-CoA hydratase/isomerase family protein: protein MSEDVTYEVSEGVATLTLNRPERMNTISGPMLDELTRLLVKAGEDRDVRVIVLTGTGRAFCAGLDLNAAQKGEGIGSSSATFGATIDLRNTPPTVLHALDKPVIAALNGSAAGYGMDLALGCDIRVMASEAKLAAAFVKRGVLPESGGTWFLPRMIGWAKAAEIVFTGRTLSAEDCLKERLVNEVVPADQVAARARELALEIAANAPMAVQGAKRLMRMGMEETFDTHVQHVYLQLLPLFQSADFREGMASFLEKRPAAFTGK, encoded by the coding sequence ATGAGCGAAGACGTAACCTATGAGGTTTCCGAAGGCGTCGCGACGCTGACGCTGAACCGCCCGGAGCGGATGAACACGATTTCCGGCCCCATGCTGGACGAGCTAACCCGCCTGCTGGTGAAGGCCGGCGAGGACCGCGACGTACGTGTCATCGTACTCACCGGAACGGGGCGGGCCTTTTGCGCCGGGCTTGATCTCAATGCGGCTCAGAAGGGCGAGGGGATCGGCTCCTCGTCGGCCACCTTCGGCGCGACGATCGACCTGCGCAACACGCCGCCTACGGTGCTCCATGCGCTGGACAAGCCGGTGATCGCCGCCCTCAACGGTTCGGCGGCGGGCTATGGCATGGACCTGGCGCTCGGCTGCGACATCCGGGTCATGGCGTCGGAAGCGAAGCTTGCCGCGGCGTTCGTGAAGCGTGGCGTGCTGCCCGAATCGGGTGGCACCTGGTTCCTGCCGCGCATGATCGGCTGGGCCAAGGCGGCGGAGATCGTTTTTACCGGCCGTACGCTTTCGGCGGAGGACTGCCTCAAGGAGCGCCTCGTCAACGAGGTGGTGCCGGCCGACCAGGTCGCTGCGCGCGCCCGCGAACTGGCGCTGGAGATCGCGGCGAACGCACCCATGGCGGTGCAGGGCGCCAAGCGGCTGATGCGCATGGGCATGGAGGAAACCTTCGATACCCATGTGCAGCACGTCTATCTGCAGCTGTTGCCGCTGTTCCAGAGCGCGGACTTCAGGGAAGGAATGGCCAGCTTCCTTGAAAAGCGCCCGGCCGCGTTCACCGGCAAGTGA
- a CDS encoding DUF969 domain-containing protein, translating to MLVLSGIAIIALGFLLRFNPMLVIAASALVTGLAAGIDPLAILAAFGKAFNDTRYVTAIYIVLPVIGLLERNGLQARARSLVGGLKGLTTGRLLMAYLGFRQLTAALGLTSVAGPAQTVRPLIAPMAEAAAGEAHDPEKVKAMAAATDNVGLFFGEDIFIAIGSILLMKGVLEGYGIFVEPLHMSVWAIPTAIAAFVIHGTRLWLLDRKARRA from the coding sequence ATGCTCGTCCTATCCGGCATCGCGATCATCGCGCTGGGATTCCTGCTGCGGTTCAACCCGATGCTGGTGATCGCGGCTTCCGCGCTCGTCACCGGGCTTGCCGCCGGGATCGATCCGCTCGCCATCCTCGCCGCCTTCGGCAAGGCCTTCAACGACACGCGTTATGTCACCGCGATCTATATCGTGCTGCCGGTCATCGGCCTGCTTGAACGCAACGGGCTGCAGGCGCGTGCGCGCTCGCTCGTGGGCGGATTGAAGGGGCTGACGACCGGGCGATTGCTGATGGCCTATCTCGGCTTTCGTCAGCTGACGGCGGCGCTTGGTCTCACCTCGGTTGCCGGGCCCGCGCAGACCGTGCGCCCGCTGATCGCGCCAATGGCGGAGGCTGCGGCTGGCGAGGCGCATGATCCGGAAAAGGTGAAGGCGATGGCCGCCGCGACCGACAATGTCGGGCTGTTCTTCGGCGAGGACATCTTCATCGCGATTGGATCGATCCTGCTGATGAAGGGCGTGCTGGAAGGTTATGGCATCTTCGTCGAGCCGCTGCACATGTCGGTCTGGGCGATCCCCACCGCGATCGCCGCCTTCGTCATTCACGGCACACGGCTGTGGCTGCTCGACCGAAAGGCGCGGCGCGCATGA
- a CDS encoding chorismate mutase, with the protein MADEVLKGYRKSIDNIDAALVCLLAERFKVTQAVGRYKAEAGLPPADPGREDQQIARLRALAEEAELDPEFSEKFLRFIIDEVIRHHQQLQG; encoded by the coding sequence ATGGCGGACGAGGTGTTGAAGGGATATCGCAAGAGCATCGACAATATCGATGCGGCGCTGGTCTGCCTTCTTGCCGAGCGGTTCAAGGTCACCCAGGCCGTGGGGCGCTACAAGGCGGAAGCCGGCCTGCCGCCCGCCGATCCGGGCCGCGAGGACCAGCAGATCGCACGGCTTCGCGCGCTTGCGGAGGAAGCCGAGCTGGATCCGGAATTCAGCGAGAAATTCCTGCGCTTCATCATCGATGAAGTCATCCGGCACCATCAACAGCTTCAGGGCTGA
- a CDS encoding fumarate hydratase: MTTTIRAADLIESVADALQFISYYHPMDYIRALGDAYEAEQGPAAKDAIAQILTNSRMCAEGHRPICQDTGIVNVFVKWGMDCRIDDTTRSMQEIVDEGVRRAYLHPENKLRASVLADPAFTRRNTKDNTPCVLHVELVPGNKVSVDVAAKGGGSENKSKFKMMNPSDSIVDWVLEMLPQMGAGWCPPGMLGIGIGGTAEHCVLLAKKALMEPIDMGPLKARGPRNDIEALRIEIFDKVNALGIGAQGLGGLSTILDVKIMDAPCHAAGKPVAMIPNCAATRHAHFTLDGSGPAYLETPKLDEWPKVNWTPDKAAIRVDLDTLTPAMVQSWKQGDRLLLNGKMLTGRDAAHKRIKDMLDAGEELPVEFKGRVIYYVGPVDPVGEEVVGPAGPTTATRMDKFTRMMLDQGLLAMVGKAERGPAATDAIKDAKSAYLMAVGGAAYLVARAIKGSKVVGFEDLGMEAIYEFEVQDFPVTVAVDSEGNNVHQLAPLVWREKIAKEGLLQPA, translated from the coding sequence ATGACCACGACGATCCGCGCCGCAGACCTGATCGAGAGCGTTGCCGATGCGCTCCAGTTCATCAGCTACTACCACCCGATGGATTACATCCGCGCTTTGGGCGACGCCTATGAGGCGGAGCAGGGCCCGGCGGCGAAGGACGCGATCGCGCAGATCCTGACCAACAGCCGGATGTGCGCCGAGGGGCACCGGCCGATCTGCCAGGATACGGGCATCGTCAACGTGTTCGTCAAATGGGGCATGGATTGCCGCATCGATGACACCACCCGCTCGATGCAGGAAATCGTCGATGAAGGCGTGCGCCGCGCCTATCTTCACCCGGAGAACAAGCTGCGCGCCTCGGTGCTCGCCGACCCCGCCTTCACCCGCCGCAACACCAAGGACAACACGCCCTGCGTGCTCCATGTCGAGTTGGTGCCGGGCAACAAGGTCTCGGTGGATGTCGCGGCGAAGGGCGGCGGCAGCGAGAACAAGTCCAAGTTCAAGATGATGAATCCCAGCGATTCGATCGTTGACTGGGTGCTGGAGATGCTGCCGCAGATGGGCGCCGGCTGGTGCCCGCCGGGCATGCTGGGGATCGGCATCGGCGGCACGGCGGAGCATTGCGTGCTGCTCGCCAAAAAGGCGCTGATGGAGCCGATCGACATGGGCCCGCTAAAGGCGCGTGGGCCCAGGAACGACATCGAGGCGCTGCGCATCGAAATCTTCGACAAGGTGAATGCGCTGGGCATCGGGGCCCAAGGGCTGGGTGGGCTTTCCACCATCCTCGACGTGAAGATCATGGACGCGCCGTGCCACGCCGCGGGCAAGCCGGTGGCGATGATCCCGAATTGCGCCGCGACCCGGCACGCGCATTTCACGCTCGACGGCAGCGGCCCGGCTTATCTCGAGACGCCAAAGCTTGACGAATGGCCGAAGGTGAACTGGACGCCCGACAAGGCCGCAATCCGCGTCGACCTCGACACGCTGACGCCCGCGATGGTCCAGTCGTGGAAGCAGGGCGATCGCCTGCTGCTGAACGGCAAGATGCTGACCGGGCGTGACGCCGCACACAAGCGGATCAAGGACATGCTCGATGCCGGCGAGGAGCTGCCGGTCGAGTTCAAGGGCCGCGTGATCTATTATGTCGGCCCGGTCGATCCGGTCGGCGAGGAAGTGGTCGGCCCGGCTGGCCCCACTACCGCGACGCGAATGGACAAGTTCACCCGCATGATGCTTGACCAGGGGCTGCTCGCGATGGTCGGCAAGGCTGAGCGCGGCCCCGCCGCAACCGATGCGATCAAGGACGCCAAGAGCGCCTATCTGATGGCGGTCGGTGGCGCGGCGTACCTCGTCGCCCGGGCGATCAAGGGATCGAAGGTCGTCGGGTTCGAAGATCTCGGCATGGAGGCGATCTACGAATTCGAGGTGCAGGATTTCCCCGTCACCGTCGCGGTCGACAGCGAGGGCAATAATGTCCACCAGCTCGCCCCGCTCGTGTGGCGGGAGAAGATCGCCAAGGAAGGGCTGCTCCAACCGGCGTGA
- a CDS encoding DUF2891 domain-containing protein — translation MTLKPEIAAGFARLTLGHVGQRYPYKLDQVLNGPEDLREPHEIHPIFHGSFDWHSCVHGWWQLLTIARMFPELAEASDIRHRADEMLVPEKVAGELAVLARPYAAGFERPYGWAWALALHGEAVRHEADWNDALEPLARAFAERFHQHLPKLTYPIRVGTHFNTAFALTLARDWGLEHDAALVSLIDARARHWFGEDRACQAWEPGGDEFLSSALSEALLMSRVLGDEFAGWFEAFLPEAALGAPRTLFTPALVSDRSDGKIAHLDGLNLSRAWCWRSIAAALPAHPIASVAAAAADDHLAASLPHLADHYMGTHWLATFALLALTV, via the coding sequence GTGACCTTGAAGCCTGAGATCGCCGCCGGCTTTGCCCGGCTCACGCTCGGCCATGTCGGTCAGCGTTACCCCTACAAGCTCGATCAGGTACTGAACGGGCCGGAGGACCTGCGCGAGCCGCATGAGATCCACCCGATCTTTCACGGCAGCTTCGATTGGCACAGCTGCGTGCATGGCTGGTGGCAGCTGCTGACCATCGCGCGCATGTTCCCGGAACTGGCCGAAGCGAGTGACATCCGCCACCGTGCGGACGAGATGCTGGTGCCAGAGAAGGTCGCGGGCGAACTGGCGGTGCTCGCCCGTCCCTATGCCGCTGGATTCGAGCGACCCTATGGCTGGGCGTGGGCACTGGCGCTGCATGGTGAGGCGGTGCGGCACGAGGCGGACTGGAATGACGCGCTGGAACCGCTTGCGCGCGCCTTTGCCGAACGCTTCCACCAGCATCTACCGAAGCTGACCTATCCGATTCGCGTCGGGACCCACTTCAACACCGCCTTTGCGCTGACGCTGGCACGTGATTGGGGCCTTGAGCACGACGCGGCACTAGTCTCGCTCATCGATGCGCGGGCGCGCCATTGGTTTGGTGAGGATCGCGCGTGTCAGGCTTGGGAGCCGGGCGGTGACGAATTTCTCTCCTCCGCGCTCTCGGAGGCGCTGCTGATGAGCCGGGTGCTCGGCGATGAGTTCGCCGGCTGGTTCGAAGCCTTCCTGCCCGAAGCGGCCTTGGGTGCGCCGCGCACCTTGTTCACGCCCGCCCTTGTCTCCGACCGGAGCGACGGAAAGATCGCGCATCTCGATGGCCTGAACCTCAGCCGTGCCTGGTGCTGGCGTTCGATCGCCGCTGCGCTGCCGGCCCATCCAATCGCATCTGTCGCCGCCGCGGCAGCGGACGATCACCTCGCCGCAAGCCTGCCGCATCTGGCCGATCATTATATGGGCACGCACTGGTTGGCGACCTTCGCGCTTCTCGCACTCACTGTTTGA
- a CDS encoding DUF979 domain-containing protein: protein MIGLNFVYLIAGLTFLAFAGLSAGERRWANTGFYGLVATSFLAGDWLGDLGNGVLVLALVAIAASGRMKRRVPAGEPAIRGAMVFVPALVIPATALIGTFVFKQFPALFDGKQATLVALATGVLLALALCYAWLRPAPAEPFRAGRALMDDIGWAAALPQMLASLGAVFALAGVGEVVGRLVGVAIPTGSVLGAVLAFGLGMALFTMVMGNAFAAFPVMAAAVGIPLLVQSYGADPAPVAAVGMLAGFCGTLMTPMAANFNLVPAALLELKDRNGVIRAQVPTALPLLVFNLLLLWWIVA, encoded by the coding sequence ATGATCGGGCTGAACTTCGTATATCTGATTGCCGGGCTGACCTTCCTTGCCTTTGCCGGTCTGTCGGCGGGTGAGCGCCGCTGGGCCAATACCGGCTTCTATGGCCTGGTGGCGACGAGCTTTCTCGCCGGCGACTGGCTGGGTGACCTTGGTAACGGCGTGCTGGTCCTTGCGCTGGTGGCGATCGCCGCGAGCGGGCGGATGAAGCGACGCGTGCCCGCTGGCGAGCCCGCCATCCGCGGCGCGATGGTGTTCGTGCCCGCGCTGGTGATCCCCGCGACCGCGCTGATCGGCACCTTCGTGTTCAAGCAATTTCCGGCACTGTTCGACGGCAAGCAGGCGACGTTGGTGGCACTGGCCACAGGCGTGCTGCTGGCACTGGCGCTTTGCTACGCCTGGCTGCGGCCCGCCCCCGCGGAGCCGTTCCGTGCAGGGCGCGCGTTGATGGACGATATCGGCTGGGCGGCGGCGCTGCCGCAGATGCTGGCGAGCCTCGGCGCCGTCTTCGCGCTCGCTGGCGTTGGAGAGGTGGTCGGCCGCCTCGTCGGCGTCGCGATCCCGACGGGCAGCGTGCTTGGCGCCGTGCTCGCCTTCGGGCTCGGCATGGCGCTGTTCACGATGGTGATGGGCAACGCCTTCGCCGCCTTTCCGGTGATGGCAGCGGCGGTCGGCATTCCACTGCTGGTGCAAAGCTATGGTGCCGATCCCGCGCCGGTCGCAGCCGTCGGCATGCTCGCCGGCTTCTGCGGCACGCTGATGACGCCCATGGCGGCGAACTTCAATTTGGTGCCGGCGGCGCTGCTCGAGCTGAAGGACCGCAACGGCGTGATCCGCGCGCAAGTGCCGACGGCGCTGCCATTGCTCGTGTTCAACCTTCTCCTGCTGTGGTGGATCGTCGCGTGA
- a CDS encoding EAL domain-containing protein produces the protein MGSIRRALAVSPVRSVRLIEVLGLVATEDDALQDAGHARLAEVAALWPIIVVASVLASAWTMAAPAFSHEPLGLASGLSTALCGLALAVWGLLSLPAARELAVHRRITALAGLAVLFGIAFSLLLALAPALPTQPFRLTGIVLGLGSIVITAVALHPVRAACIAFAGGLALTVPFAAGIGTAAAGALVLAALLAAGALRIAARDQERLGANREREREGQLAARLVREYESHGTGWFWQTDRAGCLNYVSAKVARELTAMGMSPAGQRLVDIFRVDSSLAETERTLTFHLSSRTSFSDYSVRPAFEAGTDRWWSISGRPVLDDLGRFQGFIGFGSDLTEKRRSEAEITRLALFDSLTGLANRQRLRLSLDQALSPAQGPHTTTSLFLLDLDRFKAVNDTLGHQCGDELLKQVAQRLQRTVGDAGLVGRLGGDEFQVVLPREGSRERLGALAQHIINALSQPFFVAGSSLSIGCSVGIAIAPEHGNDSETLIRNADLALYAAKADGRGVSRFFRQEMLAGAQKRKRLEDDLRGALGADEFHLVYQPVVSTADQHIVGYEALLRWEHPTRGAVSPADFIPIAEECGMIEAIGEWVLRTACTEAANWPADVRVAVNVSAIQFANPALPAIITSALAASGIAPHRLELEITESVFVNDDASSNQMFKTLKGIGVRLALDDFGTGYSSLGYLRKAPFDKIKIDQSFVRGAIQDGNRNAAIIKAIVSLANTLGMETTAEGVEQQDEIELISDLGCSHIQGFVYGRPARAEDVRAQLAMSSGSATAVGHRFSRASRATVLRSARVEMNGTSGEVRIRNLSATGVMIDGIDLPERAIGADVRIELVDNELFPATIRWVSDGRAGLEFARHFDMERLSQGPSRLARRVS, from the coding sequence ATGGGATCCATTCGTCGTGCCTTGGCGGTCTCGCCAGTTCGTTCCGTGCGCCTGATCGAAGTGCTGGGGCTGGTCGCCACCGAAGACGATGCGTTGCAGGATGCCGGGCATGCGCGGCTGGCAGAAGTCGCGGCTCTTTGGCCAATTATCGTGGTGGCTTCCGTCCTCGCATCGGCATGGACCATGGCAGCGCCAGCCTTCTCGCATGAACCGCTGGGCCTTGCCTCCGGGTTGAGCACGGCGCTGTGCGGACTGGCGCTGGCGGTCTGGGGCCTGCTGTCGTTGCCGGCTGCACGCGAGCTTGCCGTGCACCGCCGGATAACAGCCCTCGCCGGGCTTGCAGTCCTTTTTGGCATCGCGTTCTCGCTTCTTCTCGCTCTCGCCCCGGCGCTTCCCACCCAGCCGTTTCGACTGACCGGCATCGTTCTGGGGCTCGGCAGCATCGTCATCACTGCCGTCGCGCTTCATCCTGTTCGGGCGGCATGCATCGCATTCGCCGGGGGGCTTGCGCTGACGGTGCCGTTCGCGGCGGGCATCGGAACGGCGGCGGCGGGAGCGCTGGTGCTTGCCGCTCTGCTGGCCGCAGGCGCGCTCCGCATTGCCGCGCGCGATCAGGAACGGCTCGGCGCGAACAGGGAACGCGAACGCGAAGGGCAGCTCGCAGCACGCCTGGTGCGGGAATATGAAAGTCACGGCACCGGCTGGTTCTGGCAGACCGATCGCGCCGGCTGCCTCAATTACGTCAGCGCCAAGGTGGCGCGCGAGCTTACCGCAATGGGCATGTCGCCAGCGGGACAGCGGCTGGTGGACATCTTTCGCGTCGATTCGAGCCTGGCGGAAACCGAGCGGACGCTGACCTTTCACCTGTCCTCCCGCACCAGCTTTTCCGATTATTCGGTGCGCCCGGCATTCGAGGCGGGCACGGATCGGTGGTGGTCGATTTCCGGCCGGCCGGTTCTTGATGATCTCGGCCGATTCCAGGGCTTCATCGGCTTCGGATCCGACCTGACCGAGAAGCGGCGGTCGGAAGCGGAAATCACGCGTCTCGCGCTGTTCGACAGTCTGACCGGGCTGGCCAACCGCCAGCGGCTCCGCCTGTCGCTCGACCAGGCGCTGTCTCCCGCACAAGGGCCGCACACCACCACCTCCCTGTTCCTGCTCGACCTGGATCGGTTCAAGGCGGTCAACGATACGCTCGGGCATCAATGCGGCGACGAGCTGCTGAAGCAGGTCGCGCAGCGGCTGCAGCGAACGGTGGGTGATGCCGGGCTGGTCGGCCGCCTGGGCGGCGACGAGTTCCAGGTCGTGCTGCCCCGCGAAGGGAGCCGTGAGCGATTGGGCGCGCTGGCGCAGCACATCATCAACGCCTTGTCCCAGCCGTTCTTCGTCGCGGGCTCGTCCCTGTCGATCGGCTGCTCGGTCGGCATCGCGATCGCGCCCGAACACGGGAACGACAGCGAAACCCTGATCCGCAATGCCGATCTCGCCTTGTACGCAGCAAAGGCCGACGGGCGCGGCGTATCACGCTTCTTCCGTCAGGAGATGCTGGCCGGCGCGCAGAAGCGGAAGCGGCTGGAGGACGATCTGCGCGGCGCGCTCGGCGCGGACGAGTTTCACCTCGTCTATCAGCCGGTGGTGTCCACCGCCGACCAGCATATCGTCGGCTATGAAGCGCTGCTCCGCTGGGAGCACCCCACACGCGGCGCGGTCAGCCCGGCCGATTTCATCCCGATCGCCGAGGAATGCGGGATGATCGAGGCGATCGGGGAATGGGTGTTGCGTACCGCGTGCACCGAAGCGGCGAACTGGCCGGCGGATGTCAGGGTTGCCGTGAACGTGTCGGCGATCCAATTCGCCAATCCCGCCCTTCCGGCGATCATCACCAGCGCTCTCGCCGCGTCCGGTATTGCTCCACACCGGCTGGAGCTGGAAATCACCGAAAGCGTGTTCGTCAACGACGACGCATCCTCCAATCAGATGTTCAAGACGCTGAAGGGCATTGGCGTGCGCCTGGCGCTGGACGATTTCGGCACCGGCTATTCCTCGCTCGGCTATCTGCGCAAGGCGCCGTTCGACAAGATCAAGATCGACCAGAGCTTCGTGCGTGGCGCGATCCAGGACGGCAATCGCAACGCCGCGATCATCAAGGCGATCGTGAGCCTGGCCAATACGTTAGGGATGGAGACGACCGCCGAGGGTGTGGAGCAGCAGGACGAGATTGAACTGATCAGCGACCTGGGCTGCAGCCACATTCAGGGATTTGTCTATGGCCGGCCCGCCCGGGCGGAGGACGTGCGCGCGCAGCTGGCCATGAGCTCCGGCAGCGCGACCGCGGTAGGCCATCGCTTCAGCCGCGCCAGCAGAGCCACCGTGCTGCGTTCGGCGCGCGTCGAGATGAACGGCACGTCGGGCGAGGTGCGCATCCGCAACCTGTCCGCCACCGGGGTGATGATCGACGGCATCGACCTTCCGGAGCGCGCGATCGGCGCTGACGTGCGCATTGAGCTGGTGGACAACGAGCTGTTTCCCGCGACCATCCGCTGGGTGTCAGACGGTCGCGCCGGACTCGAGTTCGCGCGCCATTTTGACATGGAACGGCTGTCCCAGGGACCGTCACGGCTTGCCCGGCGAGTCAGCTGA
- a CDS encoding alpha/beta hydrolase, with protein MSTRHLVDPELLPLLDLWPTMSLSAESLEQARRWESPKPQVVDDGVTVERVIVPGPAGAPDVALYLFRPARLAKGAGCIVHMHGGGYVLGKAEDGAVRLRPIVAALGCIVVSVDYRLAPETPFPGPIEDCYAGLRWTFAHAQRLGIDPARIGVMGESAGGGLAASLALLARDRGEFQLAFQHLLYPMIDDRTCSNDPDPLTGEFIWNRASNRFGWQCMLGEEPGEAEVSPYVAAARAEDVAGLPPTYIATGALDLFRDENITYAQRLLAAGVPTEFHVWPGAIHAFDALPDAAIAQEANQSRIAALRRALTAKPRA; from the coding sequence ATGAGCACGCGGCATCTGGTGGATCCTGAATTGTTGCCGCTGCTCGACCTCTGGCCGACGATGTCCTTGTCGGCCGAGTCGCTGGAGCAGGCGCGTCGCTGGGAATCGCCAAAGCCTCAGGTGGTTGATGATGGCGTGACGGTTGAACGCGTCATCGTGCCAGGACCTGCGGGCGCACCGGATGTTGCGCTATATCTGTTTCGTCCTGCCAGGCTCGCGAAAGGGGCTGGCTGCATCGTGCACATGCATGGTGGCGGCTATGTTCTGGGCAAGGCGGAGGACGGCGCGGTTCGGCTCCGCCCGATCGTGGCGGCGCTTGGCTGTATTGTGGTGTCGGTCGATTATCGCCTTGCGCCGGAGACGCCATTTCCGGGCCCGATCGAGGATTGCTACGCCGGATTGCGCTGGACGTTTGCCCACGCTCAGCGACTAGGCATTGATCCTGCCCGCATCGGCGTGATGGGGGAAAGCGCCGGGGGTGGGCTTGCTGCCTCGCTGGCGCTGCTAGCGCGCGATCGCGGCGAGTTTCAGCTGGCGTTTCAACACCTTCTTTATCCGATGATCGATGACCGGACGTGCAGCAACGATCCGGATCCACTGACCGGCGAGTTCATCTGGAATCGGGCGAGTAATCGCTTCGGGTGGCAGTGCATGCTGGGTGAGGAGCCCGGCGAGGCAGAGGTGTCGCCTTATGTCGCCGCCGCGCGAGCGGAGGACGTAGCTGGGTTGCCGCCGACCTATATCGCGACTGGAGCGCTGGACCTCTTTCGCGACGAAAACATCACCTACGCGCAGCGGCTGCTCGCGGCCGGCGTGCCGACGGAGTTTCATGTCTGGCCGGGCGCCATACATGCCTTTGACGCGCTGCCGGACGCGGCGATCGCGCAAGAGGCAAACCAGTCCCGCATTGCCGCATTGCGGCGCGCACTGACTGCGAAACCGCGCGCCTGA
- a CDS encoding nitronate monooxygenase family protein yields MALKTRVTEMLGIEKPIIQAAMGWIARSHLSSAVSNAGGMGIIETSSGDLEAVRQEILKMRELTDKPFGVNVAQAFVRDPGIVQFVIDQGIRFVTTSAGDPMKYTGMLKAAGLTVFHVVPSLAGALRAVEAGVDGLIVEGGEGGGFKNAKDVSTMVLVPQVVEAVDVPVVAAGGIMDGRTMAAAFALGAEGVLMGTRILSSAESPVHENWKTAIVEADSTDTVFLNRSGPGPALRALRTDRTTRIEKEGTPNIFGEFADTQAVYFGGDLEAGIALTGQVAGRIRDVKPVAQIFDETMAEYEATVARMARAA; encoded by the coding sequence ATGGCGCTGAAGACGCGCGTCACCGAGATGCTCGGAATCGAGAAACCGATCATCCAGGCCGCCATGGGCTGGATCGCCCGATCTCACTTGTCCTCGGCCGTGTCGAACGCCGGCGGCATGGGAATCATCGAAACCTCGTCCGGCGATCTTGAGGCGGTTCGCCAAGAGATCCTCAAAATGCGCGAGCTGACCGACAAGCCGTTCGGCGTGAATGTCGCACAGGCGTTTGTGCGCGATCCCGGCATCGTCCAATTCGTCATCGATCAGGGCATCCGCTTCGTCACCACCTCTGCTGGTGATCCGATGAAATATACCGGCATGCTGAAGGCGGCAGGGCTCACCGTTTTCCATGTCGTTCCCAGCCTTGCCGGCGCCCTGCGCGCCGTGGAGGCCGGCGTCGACGGGCTGATTGTCGAGGGCGGCGAGGGCGGCGGGTTCAAGAACGCCAAGGACGTTTCCACCATGGTGCTGGTGCCGCAGGTGGTCGAGGCAGTGGACGTGCCGGTCGTCGCCGCCGGCGGGATCATGGATGGGCGGACGATGGCCGCCGCCTTCGCGCTCGGTGCAGAGGGCGTGCTGATGGGCACGCGGATCCTCTCCTCCGCCGAAAGCCCGGTGCACGAAAACTGGAAGACGGCGATCGTCGAGGCGGATTCGACCGACACCGTGTTCCTCAACCGCAGCGGCCCGGGCCCGGCGCTCCGCGCGCTTCGCACCGACCGGACGACGCGCATCGAGAAGGAGGGCACGCCCAACATCTTTGGCGAGTTCGCTGATACCCAGGCGGTCTATTTCGGTGGCGATCTGGAAGCCGGCATCGCGCTGACCGGACAGGTGGCGGGCCGCATCCGCGACGTGAAGCCCGTAGCGCAGATCTTCGACGAGACAATGGCGGAATATGAGGCGACGGTGGCGCGCATGGCGCGGGCCGCGTGA